One Balaenoptera musculus isolate JJ_BM4_2016_0621 chromosome 13, mBalMus1.pri.v3, whole genome shotgun sequence genomic window, GGGAGGGAAGTAATGGACCCACAGATGGAGGGAGAACGGCGCGGTGCCCGCAGCTGGTCTGCATCAGCCACTTCGGGAGACGCACGGCAGCTACCGCCACCACTGCCACCCCGGctgacagacaaaaaaaaaaggctccacTGAGCTGGGGGCGAGGCGGGGAGCCGCTCCAACCCAGATCCAGGCCTGAGCGCCTTCCGCTGCTTCTTGGCCGCAAGCCATGTGTCATCAAAGGCCTCATCCTGAGGCTTGGTTCTCAGGTCTCCCGTCTCCAGCAGCCTTATCTTCTGATTGGGCCTGCTAGATGTCAAGCTGCCGCCAAGCCCCTACCGGACTACTCTGCAGGGACGTTTCCATTCTCCTTACCTCCACTAccaccactcccccacccccgccccagcccccagAAATGCCCTTTCACACACAAATGCCTTGAGAACAGTCTAAGTGCTGTATGCTTGAGTAGGCCTGGGAGTACCCAGAGCTTAAATTCAGGGAGAAGAGAATGGGGAACCCTGGGATAGATATAATTCATCAAAAACCTCCAGATATATGCTGGTATAGAGGCAGGCCAAAGACACTGAAAAAAGCCTTGATTCTGGCTGAGGGAAGGTcttctggaggaggtgacacttaGGCTTTCAAGGACAGCTGGTGGGGGCGGTGGAGGGTGGGCGCATTCCAGGCCTGAGGCCTGAAACATGAGGCTCGGGAATCTTGGAGATGGTGCCAGGAAGGAACTGGGCCTGGGCCAGTGGCCCTGCAGTGTCCCTACCCTGGTCCCTGCTGCCTGCCCAGGGTGCACCAAGGGTTCTGCCTTGCTGTCTGCAGTCTCTCCACATGTGCCTTTCTCTTGGCCTACAAGCTTCATCCATGGAGAGGGAAGCCCACGCCTACTGTGCCCTGGGAGAGAGCTCAGGTTTTTGCCCCTGAGTCTCTGGCTCTTTTAGCCAGTTCAGGCCACCTTCACTATGGCCCTCCCCTAGGCCCTCTGCCACCCAATCTCCATCTGGGGAAGCTCAGGCACCTTCAGCCCTCACAAGCTATACCCAATGACCCCCTTGAATTCATGGAGTCAGACCTTGGCCAGCGCCAGATTCAGGCTTTAAAGTCAGGTTTAACATTTATGCTGCCTGTGCCATCCAGTTTGTCTCACATTCCACAGCAGCCCATTAGCTTCCTTCAGGAACTCCTTGCTTTGGCCTCCAGTCCCCTCCTCTGTTACTGTCTGGCTCAAACAGACAAGGAATGCTTGCTGAATTACTCAATGGAGTTCTCGCCTTGTTGCTTCCCTCTTGTTCCTAAAAAGTGCCTCTTCTGGGCACCAGTTCCCTCTTTTCAACTACCCTCACCACACCCTGGCTTCACCTAGCCCAGGTACCTGAAGGCCCACTGAATCTCATATGGACAGCCAGGTTTCCAACTGTGACTATCCCCATGTGTTCTTGCATCCCAATTTTTTTAAGGCTCCTCCCATAGTGcaattctttgtattttctttcaaatatcacTCTTCTTCAGTCCTGCAGTGGCCACTGTCAAACCCTAGCCCCATTCTTACCACTACTGAATTAGGACACCTCCACTCAGGCCTGCATTATATGTGGCAGCATTCAAGGACGGTGAGAGCTCCCCTCCCCTTCACCAAAAAGAGCTGGTATGAATAACCTGGTTTCACTTAGCTCACCTTCAGAGTTTTACATATGTAGGGTCCTCTACTGCTCTCCTTTGGCAATTCACTGAGGGAACACCAACATAGAGAGGCCCTCCTTCTTGATGAAACTCAAGAGGGAAGCAGGACACAGGACAAAGCATGAGTGTgtggcaggaaaaaaaggaaaaagatgctttttttaaagtttttatttcaaaaaataaagccaaggttaatttcacataaatatctggggagggaagggcagagggatgggtgggggctTGGCCCCTACCTCCTCTTCTCTTTCACACTGTATTGTAAAAGCAAAGGGGATGGCTAAGGAGAGAACAAAGGGAAGAAGTAGTCAGTGGGAACATTCTTACCCAAGCGGCCCCCTcagcctgcccctgccctggagaCTGCCTTGGCACTGGCTCACCTTGCCGAACCAGCGGGAGAGCCATATCTGCTTCATGGTCATGTGATCAGGGAGAACTTCATTGTCAAAAAGGAGCTGCACCTAGGAGGGAGATAGGGGCACAGTTTTAAGAACTATCCTCTTGCACAGGTCAAGAACTACCCTGGTCTACCCTATACTCTGTTCCTCCTTTCttagcccccccccccaaaaaaaaactaCTATGGGGTACTCACATGCTGGGGATTTAGCATCAAGCGGTGACATAGCACCCTCCGGAGATGGCGAACTTCAGCTCTAACAGAACATCGGACATATTtgttctgggggtggggagggaaaggaagagaacagGTGTGTGAGGGAAGGGCCATGGGGAGGTGAGTCTCCTTAGAGAggccctcccctcagcccctctcACCTGCAGGACGCTTTTATTCTTGTCTTTGCCAGAACTGGGGGGAAACAGACACAGGTTAGGGAGCTCTATCTTTCCCCCGTCCCCTGCCCAGAACCATGATATACTCTCTTCAAGTGAACAGACACTCCCCTTACTGCTCGCTCTCTCCCTgagcccctccctgcctctgggtCATTGTCACTGTCACTTCAGATAGCCCATGACCTGTCCTTCACCTCAGCCGCTCCAGGCATAGGCTCAGCTGCTCATCATAGCGATAGTAGTGGGCTTTTGAGTGGTCGAAGCTGCTGAAGGGGAGGCCAAGGTTGCTCAGGGCTGGCTCTGAGAAAGACAGAGTAATGAGGAGAGTGGCACATGTTCCACACACCTTTTTCCCCGGGGAGCAAAACTGGGCAGGAGGAATGCTCTGGGGGTTTTACCTTACCCTCCTGCTACCAAGAGACATACCTTCCCCGCTGGGCTGGGTGACCCGGTCCAAGCCTCGGGACTGGTAGAATTCTCGGATCCGTTTCTCTTCACCTAGAAGGGAGTGGAGTACAGGAAGTAAAATATAAGCCCTCCCTCATCCTTTGTCCCTCTAGCTGTCAACCTCTTTACCAAAGCCCTTGTCATCGCAAGCTGCCACCCAGCATCAGTCCTCTAGAGGCCCCTCAAAGTCAGGGTGGTTACTCACTGTCTTGCAAGCCTGGCACTAGCTTGTACACGATGTCCTGCATGACCCGGTCCAGTTTGAGGTTGAGCAGTGGCTGTGTCTCGTGGATCTTGATGTTG contains:
- the PCGF1 gene encoding polycomb group RING finger protein 1, yielding MASPQGGQIAIAMRLRNQLQSVYKMDPLRNEEEVRVKIKDLNEHIVCCLCAGYFVDATTITECLHTFCKSCIVKYLQTSKYCPMCNIKIHETQPLLNLKLDRVMQDIVYKLVPGLQDSEEKRIREFYQSRGLDRVTQPSGEEPALSNLGLPFSSFDHSKAHYYRYDEQLSLCLERLSSGKDKNKSVLQNKYVRCSVRAEVRHLRRVLCHRLMLNPQHVQLLFDNEVLPDHMTMKQIWLSRWFGKPSPLLLQYSVKEKRR